The Bos indicus isolate NIAB-ARS_2022 breed Sahiwal x Tharparkar chromosome X, NIAB-ARS_B.indTharparkar_mat_pri_1.0, whole genome shotgun sequence genome has a window encoding:
- the NHSL2 gene encoding NHS-like protein 2 isoform X1, protein MERAEAITLFWSRGAAANSGRENATATAHSRSSWRQPVNVFLSSGRPPSVEELLREAQLNLQSLLQEEYEEQYSEARLLGQTFRSADEAPEPTPSPRLQSARRLEFVLMPTKWQLSEDETTMQGVRAPEASLSLPTTADKQAAWNSPFPLPILEEKRWLQSCPTHSDIVPINVSGQQFDKHASLRHSLFNTETAVNPKSTLRRRRTIIGFSNYSQRDQGHSNSPAGSVARSTTSDIRPSHSVPESVHGRVALGQEARFPNLTSPVLRNPSSHPEEPPQAWGATKPPGMESMGMVYSIPGSCNGPTESTFSASRKGDAFTYVTPSATAQSSQVNENGKSPSSGNSWVSLHTLPPLVPKEAATLFVTRDIPAGCSGPAGYSQHPAQRSQVSERPSKIGLLTGGTSRLETGPGGASKFRERSLSVPTDTGTMDVDYEEEQKASEACALPYASTSSEGSNSADNIASLSAQQEAHHRRQRSKSISLKKAKKKPSPPTRSVSLVKDEPVLLPEGGSVLPKDQRPRSLCLSLEHQGHHSSHPDTQGHPAVPTFKDPEGTQFAHHWYLTDWKSGDTYQSLSSSSTATGTTVIECTQVQGSSESLASPSTSRATTPSQLSIEVEAREVSSPGRPTGLMSPSSGYSSQSETPTPTVSMSLTLGHLPPPSSSVRVRPVVPERKSSLPPTSPMEKMSKSRLSFDLPLTSSTNLDLSGMSISIRSKNKVSQHHSDTNLGAKLAQKTSPNQPIMPMVTQSDLRSVRLRSVSKSELEDDTESPDYAEESGAEVFTLPERKMKPPIAEKPPLARRPPSLVHKPPSVPEEYPLTSPTLAMTPKSSIQHIRPLPQDIYTVVRKSKSSSFPESRSPGESTAPSSLVFTPFASSSGAFFSGTQQPPQGSMEDEGPKGRALPERISLQSQEEAEKKKGKIPPPVPKKPSVLYLPLTSPMAQAEAYVTEPRLPLSPIITLEEDAKCLPTDDHLPSAGTRMTSRPQSNSEREASPPGSLMEPSTEEKSVISDKTAEWIAEDDDDVFVASRTTEDLFTVIHRSKRKLLGWKEPGETFAGSSRPSSHSPVRNPPESPVSELAASSGSSGSANLDAGRNDDFKALLQKKGSKATPRSRPSAAELLKTTNPLARRIIAQFSKDYKTPDNPST, encoded by the exons CTGCAGCTAACTCGGGTCGGGAAAATGCGACAGCGACTGCCCACTCGAGGTCGTCATGGCGACAGCCAGTGAACGTGTTCCTCTCCTCGGGCAGGCCCCCGAGTGTAGAGGAGCTGCTTCGCGAGGCGCAGCTCAATCTCCAGAGCCTGTTGCAAG AAGAATATGAGGAACAGTACTCGGAGGCCAGACTTCTGGGGCAGACCTTCCGCTCTGCTGATGAGGCCCCTgagcccacccccagcccaagGCTCCAGTCTGCCAGGCGTCTGGAGTTTGTACTGATG CCCACAAAATGGCAGCTGAGCGAGGATGAGACTACCATGCAGGGTGTGAGGGCCCCTGAGGCCTCCCTGAGCCTGCCTACCACAGCCGACAAGCAAGCTGCCTGGAATAGCCCCTTTCCTCTGCCCATCCTAGAGGAGAAGCGGTGGCTTCAGTCTTGTCCCACACACTCTGACATCGTGCCCATCAACGTCTCCG GGCAGCAGTTTGATAAACATGCAAGTTTGCGACACTCGTTGTTTAACACAGAGACAGCCGTGAACCCCAAGTCCACCCTGAGGCGGAGGAGGACCATTATTGGATTCTCTAACTATTCCCAGCGAGACCAAG GTCACAGCAACAGCCCAGCAGGCAGTGTGGCCCGCTCTACCACCTCAGACATCAGGCCCAGCCATTCAGTTCCAGAAAGTGTTCATGGAAGAGTTGCACTTGGTCAGGAAGCTCGGTTCCCAAATCTCACCTCACCAGTACTAAGAAATCCTTCTAGTCATCCGGAAGAACCTCCCCAGGCATGGGGTGCCACAAAACCCCCTGGAATGGAGAGCATGGGGATGGTGTACAGCATTCCTGGTTCTTGCAATGGACCAACAGAATCGACATTCTCTGCTTCCAGGAAGGGAGATGCTTTTACCTATGTGACTCCAAGTGCCACCGCTCAGAGCAGTCAAgtcaatgaaaatggaaaaagtcCTTCCTCTGGGAATTCTTGGGTCTCTCTGCACACACTGCCACCTCTTGTTCCTAAGGAGGCTGCTACCCTCTTTGTCACTCGTGATATCCCAGCAGGGTGCAGTGGGCCTGCTGGCTACTCTCAGCATCCTGCTCAACGAAGCCAAGTATCTGAACGACCCTCCAAGATTGGCCTTCTGACCGGTGGTACCTCAAGGCTGGAGACAGGCCCAGGTGGGGCCAGCAAGTTCCGGGAGCGGTCACTGTCTGTACCCACAGATACAGGTACCATGGATGTGGACTATGAGGAGGAGCAGAAGGCCAGTGAAGCCTGTGCCCTACCTTATGCCAGTACGAGTTCTGAGGGCAGTAACAGTGCTGACAACATTGCCTCCCTCAGTGCCCAACAGGAGGCCCATCACAGAAGGCAGAGGTCCAAGAGCATCTCACTCAAGAAGGCCAAGAAGAAGCCTTCCCCTCCGACTCGCAGTGTCTCACTGGTCAAAGATGAACCAGTCCTCTTGCCGGAAGGTGGGTCAGTACTACCCAAGGACCAGAGGCCCAGGAGCCTTTGTCTCTCCTTGGAACACCAAGGACATCACTCATCCCACCCAGATACTCAGGGTCACCCAGCTGTGCCAACCTTCAAAGACCCAGAAGGTACACAATTCGCCCATCACTGGTATCTTACTGACTGGAAGTCTGGTGACACCTACCAGTCCTTGTCCAGCTCCAGCACTGCCACTGGCACCACAGTCATTGAGTGCACCCAAGTTCAGGGCAGCTCAGAGTCTCTTGCCTCCCCTTCCACTTCCAGAGCCACGACGCCTTCCCAGCTTTCCATCGAGGTGGAGGCCAGGGAGGTATCCTCTCCAGGAAGGCCTACTGGGCTGATGTCACCCTCCAGTGGATACTCCAGCCAGTCAGAGACGCCAACACCCACTGTCTCCATGTCCTTGACCCTGGGCCACTTGCCCCCTCCAAGCAGCAGTGTCCGGGTGCGTCCAGTGGTACCTGAGAGGAAGTCATCACTACCCCCAACATCACCAATGGAGAAAATGTCCAAGTCACGGCTATCGTTTGACCTACCATTGACCTCTTCAACCAACCTGGATCTGTCTGGGATGAGTATCTCAATCCGAAGCAAAAACAAGGTGAGCCAGCATCACTCAGATACAAATTTGGGGGCCAAGCTAGCCCAGAAAACTAGCCCCAACCAGCCAATCATGCCCATGGTTACTCAGTCTGACTTACGTTCTGTTCGCCTGAGGTCAGTCAGCAAGTCTGAGCTGGAAGATGACACTGAGAGCCCTGACTACGCTGAGGAATCAGGAGCTGAAGTCTTCACCTTGCCAGAGAGGAAGATGAAACCTCCCATAGCCGAGAAGCCCCCTCTGGCCCGAAGGCCTCCAAGCTTAGTCCACAAGCCACCATCTGTCCCCGAGGAGTACCCACTAACTTCGCCTACATTGGCTATGACTCCCAAGAGCTCAATTCAGCACATAAGGCCACTCCCTCAAGATATCTACACAGTGGTGCGGAAATCAAAGTCCTCCAGCTTCCCTGAGAGCAGAAGCCCAGGGGAGTCCACAGCACCCTCATCTCTTGTTTTCACGCCTTTTGCCAGTTCCTCTGGTGCTTTCTTCTCAGGAACACAGCAACCTCCCCAGGGAAGTATGGAGGATGAGGGCCCTAAGGGGAGAGCCCTGCCTGAAAGAATTAGCCTCCAGAGCCAAGAAGaagctgagaaaaagaaaggcaagattCCACCTCCTGTACCAAAAAAGCCCAGCGTGCTGTACCTGCCTCTCACTTCACCCATGGCTCAAGCGGAGGCCTATGTGACTGAACCAAGACTGCCCCTCAGCCCCATCATCACCCTGGAGGAAGATGCCAAGTGTCTCCCAACTGATGACCACCTGCCATCTGCTGGTACAAGGATGACCTCAAGGCCACAGTCCAACAGCGAAAGGGAAGCAAGTCCTCCAG GGAGTTTGATGGAACCAAGCACCGAAGAAAAAAGTGTAATCAGTGATAAAACAGCCGAATGGATTGcagaagatgatgatgatgtgtTTGTGGCTTCACGTACAACTGAAGATTtatttactgtgatccacag GTCCAAAAGAAAGCTGCTTGGCTGGAAGGAACCTGGTGAGACCTTTGCTGGCAGCAGCAGACCAAGCTCCCACTCACCAGTAAGGAACCCACCTGAGTCTCCGGTCAGTGAGTTGGCTGCCTCTTCAGGGTCAAGCGGCAGTGCCAACCTAGATGCTGGCAGAAATGATGATTTCAAGGCCTTGCTACAGAAGAAGGGAAGCAAGGCAACTCCAAGGTCCCGCCCCTCAGCAGCCGAACTGCTGAAGACCACTAACCCACTGGCTCGGCGAATTATTGCACAATTTTCAAAAGACTACAAAACCCCTGATAACCCCAGTACCTAA
- the NHSL2 gene encoding NHS-like protein 2 isoform X2 encodes MPTKWQLSEDETTMQGVRAPEASLSLPTTADKQAAWNSPFPLPILEEKRWLQSCPTHSDIVPINVSGQQFDKHASLRHSLFNTETAVNPKSTLRRRRTIIGFSNYSQRDQGHSNSPAGSVARSTTSDIRPSHSVPESVHGRVALGQEARFPNLTSPVLRNPSSHPEEPPQAWGATKPPGMESMGMVYSIPGSCNGPTESTFSASRKGDAFTYVTPSATAQSSQVNENGKSPSSGNSWVSLHTLPPLVPKEAATLFVTRDIPAGCSGPAGYSQHPAQRSQVSERPSKIGLLTGGTSRLETGPGGASKFRERSLSVPTDTGTMDVDYEEEQKASEACALPYASTSSEGSNSADNIASLSAQQEAHHRRQRSKSISLKKAKKKPSPPTRSVSLVKDEPVLLPEGGSVLPKDQRPRSLCLSLEHQGHHSSHPDTQGHPAVPTFKDPEGTQFAHHWYLTDWKSGDTYQSLSSSSTATGTTVIECTQVQGSSESLASPSTSRATTPSQLSIEVEAREVSSPGRPTGLMSPSSGYSSQSETPTPTVSMSLTLGHLPPPSSSVRVRPVVPERKSSLPPTSPMEKMSKSRLSFDLPLTSSTNLDLSGMSISIRSKNKVSQHHSDTNLGAKLAQKTSPNQPIMPMVTQSDLRSVRLRSVSKSELEDDTESPDYAEESGAEVFTLPERKMKPPIAEKPPLARRPPSLVHKPPSVPEEYPLTSPTLAMTPKSSIQHIRPLPQDIYTVVRKSKSSSFPESRSPGESTAPSSLVFTPFASSSGAFFSGTQQPPQGSMEDEGPKGRALPERISLQSQEEAEKKKGKIPPPVPKKPSVLYLPLTSPMAQAEAYVTEPRLPLSPIITLEEDAKCLPTDDHLPSAGTRMTSRPQSNSEREASPPGSLMEPSTEEKSVISDKTAEWIAEDDDDVFVASRTTEDLFTVIHRSKRKLLGWKEPGETFAGSSRPSSHSPVRNPPESPVSELAASSGSSGSANLDAGRNDDFKALLQKKGSKATPRSRPSAAELLKTTNPLARRIIAQFSKDYKTPDNPST; translated from the exons ATG CCCACAAAATGGCAGCTGAGCGAGGATGAGACTACCATGCAGGGTGTGAGGGCCCCTGAGGCCTCCCTGAGCCTGCCTACCACAGCCGACAAGCAAGCTGCCTGGAATAGCCCCTTTCCTCTGCCCATCCTAGAGGAGAAGCGGTGGCTTCAGTCTTGTCCCACACACTCTGACATCGTGCCCATCAACGTCTCCG GGCAGCAGTTTGATAAACATGCAAGTTTGCGACACTCGTTGTTTAACACAGAGACAGCCGTGAACCCCAAGTCCACCCTGAGGCGGAGGAGGACCATTATTGGATTCTCTAACTATTCCCAGCGAGACCAAG GTCACAGCAACAGCCCAGCAGGCAGTGTGGCCCGCTCTACCACCTCAGACATCAGGCCCAGCCATTCAGTTCCAGAAAGTGTTCATGGAAGAGTTGCACTTGGTCAGGAAGCTCGGTTCCCAAATCTCACCTCACCAGTACTAAGAAATCCTTCTAGTCATCCGGAAGAACCTCCCCAGGCATGGGGTGCCACAAAACCCCCTGGAATGGAGAGCATGGGGATGGTGTACAGCATTCCTGGTTCTTGCAATGGACCAACAGAATCGACATTCTCTGCTTCCAGGAAGGGAGATGCTTTTACCTATGTGACTCCAAGTGCCACCGCTCAGAGCAGTCAAgtcaatgaaaatggaaaaagtcCTTCCTCTGGGAATTCTTGGGTCTCTCTGCACACACTGCCACCTCTTGTTCCTAAGGAGGCTGCTACCCTCTTTGTCACTCGTGATATCCCAGCAGGGTGCAGTGGGCCTGCTGGCTACTCTCAGCATCCTGCTCAACGAAGCCAAGTATCTGAACGACCCTCCAAGATTGGCCTTCTGACCGGTGGTACCTCAAGGCTGGAGACAGGCCCAGGTGGGGCCAGCAAGTTCCGGGAGCGGTCACTGTCTGTACCCACAGATACAGGTACCATGGATGTGGACTATGAGGAGGAGCAGAAGGCCAGTGAAGCCTGTGCCCTACCTTATGCCAGTACGAGTTCTGAGGGCAGTAACAGTGCTGACAACATTGCCTCCCTCAGTGCCCAACAGGAGGCCCATCACAGAAGGCAGAGGTCCAAGAGCATCTCACTCAAGAAGGCCAAGAAGAAGCCTTCCCCTCCGACTCGCAGTGTCTCACTGGTCAAAGATGAACCAGTCCTCTTGCCGGAAGGTGGGTCAGTACTACCCAAGGACCAGAGGCCCAGGAGCCTTTGTCTCTCCTTGGAACACCAAGGACATCACTCATCCCACCCAGATACTCAGGGTCACCCAGCTGTGCCAACCTTCAAAGACCCAGAAGGTACACAATTCGCCCATCACTGGTATCTTACTGACTGGAAGTCTGGTGACACCTACCAGTCCTTGTCCAGCTCCAGCACTGCCACTGGCACCACAGTCATTGAGTGCACCCAAGTTCAGGGCAGCTCAGAGTCTCTTGCCTCCCCTTCCACTTCCAGAGCCACGACGCCTTCCCAGCTTTCCATCGAGGTGGAGGCCAGGGAGGTATCCTCTCCAGGAAGGCCTACTGGGCTGATGTCACCCTCCAGTGGATACTCCAGCCAGTCAGAGACGCCAACACCCACTGTCTCCATGTCCTTGACCCTGGGCCACTTGCCCCCTCCAAGCAGCAGTGTCCGGGTGCGTCCAGTGGTACCTGAGAGGAAGTCATCACTACCCCCAACATCACCAATGGAGAAAATGTCCAAGTCACGGCTATCGTTTGACCTACCATTGACCTCTTCAACCAACCTGGATCTGTCTGGGATGAGTATCTCAATCCGAAGCAAAAACAAGGTGAGCCAGCATCACTCAGATACAAATTTGGGGGCCAAGCTAGCCCAGAAAACTAGCCCCAACCAGCCAATCATGCCCATGGTTACTCAGTCTGACTTACGTTCTGTTCGCCTGAGGTCAGTCAGCAAGTCTGAGCTGGAAGATGACACTGAGAGCCCTGACTACGCTGAGGAATCAGGAGCTGAAGTCTTCACCTTGCCAGAGAGGAAGATGAAACCTCCCATAGCCGAGAAGCCCCCTCTGGCCCGAAGGCCTCCAAGCTTAGTCCACAAGCCACCATCTGTCCCCGAGGAGTACCCACTAACTTCGCCTACATTGGCTATGACTCCCAAGAGCTCAATTCAGCACATAAGGCCACTCCCTCAAGATATCTACACAGTGGTGCGGAAATCAAAGTCCTCCAGCTTCCCTGAGAGCAGAAGCCCAGGGGAGTCCACAGCACCCTCATCTCTTGTTTTCACGCCTTTTGCCAGTTCCTCTGGTGCTTTCTTCTCAGGAACACAGCAACCTCCCCAGGGAAGTATGGAGGATGAGGGCCCTAAGGGGAGAGCCCTGCCTGAAAGAATTAGCCTCCAGAGCCAAGAAGaagctgagaaaaagaaaggcaagattCCACCTCCTGTACCAAAAAAGCCCAGCGTGCTGTACCTGCCTCTCACTTCACCCATGGCTCAAGCGGAGGCCTATGTGACTGAACCAAGACTGCCCCTCAGCCCCATCATCACCCTGGAGGAAGATGCCAAGTGTCTCCCAACTGATGACCACCTGCCATCTGCTGGTACAAGGATGACCTCAAGGCCACAGTCCAACAGCGAAAGGGAAGCAAGTCCTCCAG GGAGTTTGATGGAACCAAGCACCGAAGAAAAAAGTGTAATCAGTGATAAAACAGCCGAATGGATTGcagaagatgatgatgatgtgtTTGTGGCTTCACGTACAACTGAAGATTtatttactgtgatccacag GTCCAAAAGAAAGCTGCTTGGCTGGAAGGAACCTGGTGAGACCTTTGCTGGCAGCAGCAGACCAAGCTCCCACTCACCAGTAAGGAACCCACCTGAGTCTCCGGTCAGTGAGTTGGCTGCCTCTTCAGGGTCAAGCGGCAGTGCCAACCTAGATGCTGGCAGAAATGATGATTTCAAGGCCTTGCTACAGAAGAAGGGAAGCAAGGCAACTCCAAGGTCCCGCCCCTCAGCAGCCGAACTGCTGAAGACCACTAACCCACTGGCTCGGCGAATTATTGCACAATTTTCAAAAGACTACAAAACCCCTGATAACCCCAGTACCTAA
- the NHSL2 gene encoding NHS-like protein 2 isoform X4 yields MMGNSHHKQPRSKSQSGMHSATGHSNSPAGSVARSTTSDIRPSHSVPESVHGRVALGQEARFPNLTSPVLRNPSSHPEEPPQAWGATKPPGMESMGMVYSIPGSCNGPTESTFSASRKGDAFTYVTPSATAQSSQVNENGKSPSSGNSWVSLHTLPPLVPKEAATLFVTRDIPAGCSGPAGYSQHPAQRSQVSERPSKIGLLTGGTSRLETGPGGASKFRERSLSVPTDTGTMDVDYEEEQKASEACALPYASTSSEGSNSADNIASLSAQQEAHHRRQRSKSISLKKAKKKPSPPTRSVSLVKDEPVLLPEGGSVLPKDQRPRSLCLSLEHQGHHSSHPDTQGHPAVPTFKDPEGTQFAHHWYLTDWKSGDTYQSLSSSSTATGTTVIECTQVQGSSESLASPSTSRATTPSQLSIEVEAREVSSPGRPTGLMSPSSGYSSQSETPTPTVSMSLTLGHLPPPSSSVRVRPVVPERKSSLPPTSPMEKMSKSRLSFDLPLTSSTNLDLSGMSISIRSKNKVSQHHSDTNLGAKLAQKTSPNQPIMPMVTQSDLRSVRLRSVSKSELEDDTESPDYAEESGAEVFTLPERKMKPPIAEKPPLARRPPSLVHKPPSVPEEYPLTSPTLAMTPKSSIQHIRPLPQDIYTVVRKSKSSSFPESRSPGESTAPSSLVFTPFASSSGAFFSGTQQPPQGSMEDEGPKGRALPERISLQSQEEAEKKKGKIPPPVPKKPSVLYLPLTSPMAQAEAYVTEPRLPLSPIITLEEDAKCLPTDDHLPSAGTRMTSRPQSNSEREASPPGSLMEPSTEEKSVISDKTAEWIAEDDDDVFVASRTTEDLFTVIHRSKRKLLGWKEPGETFAGSSRPSSHSPVRNPPESPVSELAASSGSSGSANLDAGRNDDFKALLQKKGSKATPRSRPSAAELLKTTNPLARRIIAQFSKDYKTPDNPST; encoded by the exons GTCACAGCAACAGCCCAGCAGGCAGTGTGGCCCGCTCTACCACCTCAGACATCAGGCCCAGCCATTCAGTTCCAGAAAGTGTTCATGGAAGAGTTGCACTTGGTCAGGAAGCTCGGTTCCCAAATCTCACCTCACCAGTACTAAGAAATCCTTCTAGTCATCCGGAAGAACCTCCCCAGGCATGGGGTGCCACAAAACCCCCTGGAATGGAGAGCATGGGGATGGTGTACAGCATTCCTGGTTCTTGCAATGGACCAACAGAATCGACATTCTCTGCTTCCAGGAAGGGAGATGCTTTTACCTATGTGACTCCAAGTGCCACCGCTCAGAGCAGTCAAgtcaatgaaaatggaaaaagtcCTTCCTCTGGGAATTCTTGGGTCTCTCTGCACACACTGCCACCTCTTGTTCCTAAGGAGGCTGCTACCCTCTTTGTCACTCGTGATATCCCAGCAGGGTGCAGTGGGCCTGCTGGCTACTCTCAGCATCCTGCTCAACGAAGCCAAGTATCTGAACGACCCTCCAAGATTGGCCTTCTGACCGGTGGTACCTCAAGGCTGGAGACAGGCCCAGGTGGGGCCAGCAAGTTCCGGGAGCGGTCACTGTCTGTACCCACAGATACAGGTACCATGGATGTGGACTATGAGGAGGAGCAGAAGGCCAGTGAAGCCTGTGCCCTACCTTATGCCAGTACGAGTTCTGAGGGCAGTAACAGTGCTGACAACATTGCCTCCCTCAGTGCCCAACAGGAGGCCCATCACAGAAGGCAGAGGTCCAAGAGCATCTCACTCAAGAAGGCCAAGAAGAAGCCTTCCCCTCCGACTCGCAGTGTCTCACTGGTCAAAGATGAACCAGTCCTCTTGCCGGAAGGTGGGTCAGTACTACCCAAGGACCAGAGGCCCAGGAGCCTTTGTCTCTCCTTGGAACACCAAGGACATCACTCATCCCACCCAGATACTCAGGGTCACCCAGCTGTGCCAACCTTCAAAGACCCAGAAGGTACACAATTCGCCCATCACTGGTATCTTACTGACTGGAAGTCTGGTGACACCTACCAGTCCTTGTCCAGCTCCAGCACTGCCACTGGCACCACAGTCATTGAGTGCACCCAAGTTCAGGGCAGCTCAGAGTCTCTTGCCTCCCCTTCCACTTCCAGAGCCACGACGCCTTCCCAGCTTTCCATCGAGGTGGAGGCCAGGGAGGTATCCTCTCCAGGAAGGCCTACTGGGCTGATGTCACCCTCCAGTGGATACTCCAGCCAGTCAGAGACGCCAACACCCACTGTCTCCATGTCCTTGACCCTGGGCCACTTGCCCCCTCCAAGCAGCAGTGTCCGGGTGCGTCCAGTGGTACCTGAGAGGAAGTCATCACTACCCCCAACATCACCAATGGAGAAAATGTCCAAGTCACGGCTATCGTTTGACCTACCATTGACCTCTTCAACCAACCTGGATCTGTCTGGGATGAGTATCTCAATCCGAAGCAAAAACAAGGTGAGCCAGCATCACTCAGATACAAATTTGGGGGCCAAGCTAGCCCAGAAAACTAGCCCCAACCAGCCAATCATGCCCATGGTTACTCAGTCTGACTTACGTTCTGTTCGCCTGAGGTCAGTCAGCAAGTCTGAGCTGGAAGATGACACTGAGAGCCCTGACTACGCTGAGGAATCAGGAGCTGAAGTCTTCACCTTGCCAGAGAGGAAGATGAAACCTCCCATAGCCGAGAAGCCCCCTCTGGCCCGAAGGCCTCCAAGCTTAGTCCACAAGCCACCATCTGTCCCCGAGGAGTACCCACTAACTTCGCCTACATTGGCTATGACTCCCAAGAGCTCAATTCAGCACATAAGGCCACTCCCTCAAGATATCTACACAGTGGTGCGGAAATCAAAGTCCTCCAGCTTCCCTGAGAGCAGAAGCCCAGGGGAGTCCACAGCACCCTCATCTCTTGTTTTCACGCCTTTTGCCAGTTCCTCTGGTGCTTTCTTCTCAGGAACACAGCAACCTCCCCAGGGAAGTATGGAGGATGAGGGCCCTAAGGGGAGAGCCCTGCCTGAAAGAATTAGCCTCCAGAGCCAAGAAGaagctgagaaaaagaaaggcaagattCCACCTCCTGTACCAAAAAAGCCCAGCGTGCTGTACCTGCCTCTCACTTCACCCATGGCTCAAGCGGAGGCCTATGTGACTGAACCAAGACTGCCCCTCAGCCCCATCATCACCCTGGAGGAAGATGCCAAGTGTCTCCCAACTGATGACCACCTGCCATCTGCTGGTACAAGGATGACCTCAAGGCCACAGTCCAACAGCGAAAGGGAAGCAAGTCCTCCAG GGAGTTTGATGGAACCAAGCACCGAAGAAAAAAGTGTAATCAGTGATAAAACAGCCGAATGGATTGcagaagatgatgatgatgtgtTTGTGGCTTCACGTACAACTGAAGATTtatttactgtgatccacag GTCCAAAAGAAAGCTGCTTGGCTGGAAGGAACCTGGTGAGACCTTTGCTGGCAGCAGCAGACCAAGCTCCCACTCACCAGTAAGGAACCCACCTGAGTCTCCGGTCAGTGAGTTGGCTGCCTCTTCAGGGTCAAGCGGCAGTGCCAACCTAGATGCTGGCAGAAATGATGATTTCAAGGCCTTGCTACAGAAGAAGGGAAGCAAGGCAACTCCAAGGTCCCGCCCCTCAGCAGCCGAACTGCTGAAGACCACTAACCCACTGGCTCGGCGAATTATTGCACAATTTTCAAAAGACTACAAAACCCCTGATAACCCCAGTACCTAA